The genomic region TGGTCGGTGACAGGGTTGCCGTTCGAATCCAGCGTTGCGACGCGCTCGGTGCCGTTTCCGGCTGCGTCGGTCGTACGGCTGGTCAGCGTGCTGCTGCCGTCCGACTTCCTTTCGGAATTGGTGACCGACGCGTTGCCCTGCGCATCGACCTCGCCCTCCGCGCTGGCCGTGGAACCGTCACTTGCCTGGTCGCTCCGCGTGAACGATGAGGAGCCATCGCTGTTCTTGGTGCGGTCGATGGTGTACTCGGTGGTGACGCCGCCAGGCATGGCCTCGGTACCGGTCTCGTGCTCGGTCCCACTGCCGTCCGGGTTCCTGGTGGTTTGCAGATCCCGTTGCTGGTTGCCGTTGGCATCGGTGTCGGTCTCGTGGGTCGTCACGACTCCGGTGTTCGGGTCGGTGCTCTCGGTGCTGATCTTCGACTCGCCCGTGGCCGGGTCCGTGGTGTGCGAAGCGGTACCGGTGGCCACCGGGGTGCCGGCGGAATCGACGGTACTGATGGTCGACGTGGTGTCCCCGGTGACCGGATCGGTGGTCGTACTGGTGGTGGTGGTCAACCCGGTGTCCGGGTCGGTTGTCACGGTCACGACTGGATCCGCCATGGTGAACCTCCCGAGGCGTCCCGCAGGCGTCTGCCCGGCTGACGACGGTGGACGGCACCATTCTCCTCGTAAGTGGGCCCAGGCGCTCAGTGGTGAAGGGTGAGCGTGAGCAGGACGGTGGCGATGGGGACGAGCGCCGCGAACGAGACGGCGTACGCGGTAGCGCGGGCGCGGGGTGAGGGGAAGTCAGCGGGGTCGGTTTTGCGGGGGCATCGGGTCATGCGGGATCGGTCGTGGGGTTCAAGGCCTCGGCGAGGAGCAGGAGTTCGGTCGGATAGAGGGGGCGGAGCCGGGCGAGGACGGTGCCGTTGGGGAGGATGCACCAGCCGTCCGAGAGGTCGGGCAGGTCGACTTCCGCATCGATGAGCGCGGTGGTGAACGCGGCGAGGGCGGCCACCGCTTGGTGACGGGGGTGGCTGCTCATGTGGGCTTCACCAGCCAGCGGGGGTCGGCTTCCCATTCCGGACCGCCGTGTTCGGGGCGCAGGTAGATGCGGGGGCCGACCCGGTCCATGAAGGTGCCGAGCCGGTCGTTGAGGACGTCGTAGACCAACTCGCCGCGCTGGACCGGGAGATAGCTGACCTCGGGCGGGCGGGCATCGCCGGGGACGATGGTGGGGTAGGCGGGGCCGAGGCGCAGGGTGGCCTCGGGGCGGCCGCCACAGTTCGCGGGACAGGCGCACTCGGGAAGGGTGCGGTCGGCGAAGGCGGAGGGGGGATAGATGGCGGCGCTTTTCTGACTATCGGTCATTAGGGAAACTCCACGGGGCATTTGGGGAGCGGGAACTTCACTTTCCGTGCCACAAGGGTTGCGCTTCGAAGTTAGTGTTGGGAAGGCATCGCAAGTTCCAGGTTTGTCAGACGGAACAAGGAGGGGTCGGTCATGGCCTTCGAACCTCGCGAGCTTCACCCGGGCCGATCGGCACGGGACTTGTACGGCTGGGAGATCCGGCGCCACCGCAAGATGGCCGGGGACATGTCGATGACGCGGCTCGCCGAGGTGCTGAAGTTCTCGAAGGCGCACCTCTCGCGGATCGAGTGCGCCGAGTCCCTGCCGCCGGAGGGGCTCTCGGAGAAGCTGGATGCGGCGTTCGGGACGGACGGGGTGTTCCTTCGGCTGTACCCACTGGCGAAGAAGGAGCAGTTCCCGAACCGCTACCGGCGGTACATGGAACTGTCCAACGAAGCAGTCGCGTTCGAGAGCTATACCGACACCGTGCACGGCCTGCTGCAGACCCCCGCTTTCGCTGCGGCAGCCCTGAGAGCGGGCGATCCGTTCGCGAGCGCAGAGGAGATCGCGCAGAAAGTGGCCGCTCGACTGCAGCTACAGGAGCGCCTACGCGGGGCCGCACCACCCCAGTACTGGTTCATCCTGGACGAGAGCGGGTTGCGCCGGGCCGCTGGTGAACCGCACGTCATGCGCGACCAACTCCAGTCGCTGCTGGACGCAAGCATGATGCGAAATGTAACCCTGCAGATCCTGCCGTTCTCTGCCGGCTTCCACTCGGAAACGGGTGGGTCGCTGACCTTGCTCACGCTTCCCAACGGGAAGGTCGTCGCCTACGAAGAGGGCAGCCGTTCAGGCTCGTTGATCGAGGAATCGGACGCCGTCGCGAAGCGTGACGCGTACTACGATCTTCTCAGGGCTCAGGCCCTGTCGCCTCGGGACACCCAGGCGATGCTCAGCGTGGCCTTGAAGGGATTCGAAGATGCAGCCCCAAAAGCAGCCCGCCCAGTGGCGGAAGAGTAGCCACAGCAACAACGATGGCGGCGCGTGCATCGAGGTGGACGACGCCAACCCCGGCCACGTCCGCGACTCCAAGGACCCCGAGGGCCCCGTCCTCTCGTTCCCCCCGACCTCGTGGAACGCCTTCGTCCGTGCAACTGCAAGCGGGGAGTTCGTGTGAGCTGGCGGAAGAGCACCTACAGCAACAACGACGGCGGCGAGTGCATCGAGGTCAACGACGCCCACCCCGGCCAGGTCCGCGACTCCAAGGACCCCGAGGGCCCCGTCCTCTCGTTCCCGCCGGCCTCCTGGAACGCCTTCATTCGCGAGTTCGCTCGCCACTGATCGTCCCGAGCCACCGCTGCGCCTCGCCCGCGCTCGACAGCCTCACGACCTCCAGGTGCGGGTGCGCGGCGAGGCGTTCGGCTGTGTTCTTCCGCTTCACTCCGTGCCGCGCCCAGGCCCAGCGGACCGGGTGCTCCGGGTCCAGCAGGAGGCCGCGCCAGGTCTCGCGGTTTCCGTTCCACAGCTCGCGCCGGAACGCCACGCG from Kitasatospora azatica KCTC 9699 harbors:
- a CDS encoding helix-turn-helix domain-containing protein, which translates into the protein MAFEPRELHPGRSARDLYGWEIRRHRKMAGDMSMTRLAEVLKFSKAHLSRIECAESLPPEGLSEKLDAAFGTDGVFLRLYPLAKKEQFPNRYRRYMELSNEAVAFESYTDTVHGLLQTPAFAAAALRAGDPFASAEEIAQKVAARLQLQERLRGAAPPQYWFILDESGLRRAAGEPHVMRDQLQSLLDASMMRNVTLQILPFSAGFHSETGGSLTLLTLPNGKVVAYEEGSRSGSLIEESDAVAKRDAYYDLLRAQALSPRDTQAMLSVALKGFEDAAPKAARPVAEE
- a CDS encoding DUF397 domain-containing protein, coding for MQPQKQPAQWRKSSHSNNDGGACIEVDDANPGHVRDSKDPEGPVLSFPPTSWNAFVRATASGEFV
- a CDS encoding DUF397 domain-containing protein encodes the protein MSWRKSTYSNNDGGECIEVNDAHPGQVRDSKDPEGPVLSFPPASWNAFIREFARH